A genomic stretch from Oreochromis aureus strain Israel breed Guangdong linkage group 17, ZZ_aureus, whole genome shotgun sequence includes:
- the LOC116336402 gene encoding glypican-1-like isoform X2 produces the protein MRLPVLLCVLVSLCAAPGPVAGADRSCSDLRQFYTGKGFTSERVPQTEISGEHLRMCPQGPTCCTSAMEEDLAGLSTKETEGLIREAGRSLQAVFNGLHRSFDMYFTELHSRSERSLQEVLSPLGPLYSQNSRLYGDLYTDLRQYYRGSALNLDENLSEFWSRLLERTFKASVSTDVSLSEDYLECVAKQQETLRPFGDVPRDMKAKVIRAFVTARSFVQGLLVSTDVVRKVSQVSLSPECERALMKLLYCPHCRGMASAKPCSSYCANVMKGCLANQADLNPEWQNLIDTMIQVASSFSTEPSLDVVLSSIPVRIYEAVHYLQENMDTFTAKVYQTCGTPGEPGTGSPTPHEQKKKSGSLTASEYKPSPTAGLRLEMQVSDLSSKLREMRQYWIQLSLALCGKLAPGGNSQDKCWNGITKASQLLQIGCPLLKKRCGQQTSGGAVLTTRAVCLR, from the exons ATGCGTCTGCCGGTGCTTCTCTGTGTGCTGGTGAGTCTGTGTGCCGCACCGGGCCCGGTTGCCGGGGCGGATAGAAGCTGCTCCGACCTGCGGCAGTTCTACACCGGGAAAGGGTTCACTTCGGAAAGGGTTCCTCAGACTGAGATCTCcg GTGAACATCTGAGGATGTGTCCTCAGGGCCCGACTTGCTGTACCAGCGCAATGGAGGAGGACCTGGCCGGTTTGAGCACCAAAGAAACAGAGGGACTGATCAGAGAGGCCGGCAGGTCGCTGCAGGCTGTCTTCAATGGTCTCCACAGGAGCTTTGACA TGTATTTCACTGAGCTGCACAGTCGCTCCGAGCGCTCCCTGCAGGAGGTGCTGTCTCCTCTTGGCCCGCTGTACTCCCAGAACAGCCGTCTGTACGGGGATCTCTACACAGACCTGCGTCAGTACTATCGGGGCTCTGCTCTCAACCTGGACGAGAACCTGTCCGAGTTCTGGTCCCGCCTTTTGGAGCGCACATTCAAAGCCTCTGTATCCACAGAT GTCAGCTTATCAGAGGACTACCTTGAGTGTGTTGCTAAGCAACAGGAGACGCTGCGGCCGTTTGGAGACGTCCCTCGAGACATGAAGGCGAAGGTGATCCGGGCGTTTGTCACAGCCAGGTCGTTTGTCCAGGGGCTGTTAGTCAGCACAGATGTGGTCAGGAAGGTCTCACAG GTTTCTCTGAGTCCAGAGTGTGAGAGAGCCTTGATGAAGCTGCTATACTGCCCCCATTGTCGTGGCATGGCCTCTGCTAAACCGTGCTCCAGCTACTGCGCAAACGTCATGAAGGGCTGCCTGGCCAATCAGGCTGACCTGAACCCTGAGTGGCAGAACCTTATAG ACACGATGATCCAGGTGGCGTCTAGCTTCAGCACAGAGCCCAGCCTCGACGTGGTTCTTTCTTCCATCCCAGTTCGAATCTATGAGGCGGTGCACTACCTGCAGGAAAACATGGATACTTTTACAGCTAAG GTGTATCAGACGTGTGGAACGCCAGGAGAGCCAGGAACAGGAAGTCCCACCCCTCatgaacagaagaagaagagtggCTCTTTGACCGCATCCGAGTACAAACCCTCCCCGACTGCTGGACTCAGACTTGAAATGCAG GTATCGGATCTATCCAGTAAGCTGAGGGAGATGCGTCAGTACTGGATTCAGCTTTCTTTGGCGCTATGTGGCAAACTGGCTCCTGGAGGCAACAGTCAGGACAAATGCTGGAATGGTATCACTAAAGCCAG CCAGCTTCTGCAGATTGGTTGCCCCCTCTTAAAGAAAAGATGTGGACAGCAGACGAGTGGAGGTGCTGTCCTCACAACCAGAGCTGTGTGTCTAAGATGA
- the LOC116336402 gene encoding glypican-1-like isoform X1, giving the protein MRLPVLLCVLVSLCAAPGPVAGADRSCSDLRQFYTGKGFTSERVPQTEISGEHLRMCPQGPTCCTSAMEEDLAGLSTKETEGLIREAGRSLQAVFNGLHRSFDMYFTELHSRSERSLQEVLSPLGPLYSQNSRLYGDLYTDLRQYYRGSALNLDENLSEFWSRLLERTFKASVSTDVSLSEDYLECVAKQQETLRPFGDVPRDMKAKVIRAFVTARSFVQGLLVSTDVVRKVSQVSLSPECERALMKLLYCPHCRGMASAKPCSSYCANVMKGCLANQADLNPEWQNLIDTMIQVASSFSTEPSLDVVLSSIPVRIYEAVHYLQENMDTFTAKVYQTCGTPGEPGTGSPTPHEQKKKSGSLTASEYKPSPTAGLRLEMQVSDLSSKLREMRQYWIQLSLALCGKLAPGGNSQDKCWNGITKARYLPEVMGDGLANQINNPEVELDITKPDMTIRQQIMQLKIMSNRLKNALDGNDVDFQDASDDISGSGSGMCVGGQCPRSRPGLYAYSPDNNRVRGAAAFQSGFCSLLLLLPVTLLLLLQR; this is encoded by the exons ATGCGTCTGCCGGTGCTTCTCTGTGTGCTGGTGAGTCTGTGTGCCGCACCGGGCCCGGTTGCCGGGGCGGATAGAAGCTGCTCCGACCTGCGGCAGTTCTACACCGGGAAAGGGTTCACTTCGGAAAGGGTTCCTCAGACTGAGATCTCcg GTGAACATCTGAGGATGTGTCCTCAGGGCCCGACTTGCTGTACCAGCGCAATGGAGGAGGACCTGGCCGGTTTGAGCACCAAAGAAACAGAGGGACTGATCAGAGAGGCCGGCAGGTCGCTGCAGGCTGTCTTCAATGGTCTCCACAGGAGCTTTGACA TGTATTTCACTGAGCTGCACAGTCGCTCCGAGCGCTCCCTGCAGGAGGTGCTGTCTCCTCTTGGCCCGCTGTACTCCCAGAACAGCCGTCTGTACGGGGATCTCTACACAGACCTGCGTCAGTACTATCGGGGCTCTGCTCTCAACCTGGACGAGAACCTGTCCGAGTTCTGGTCCCGCCTTTTGGAGCGCACATTCAAAGCCTCTGTATCCACAGAT GTCAGCTTATCAGAGGACTACCTTGAGTGTGTTGCTAAGCAACAGGAGACGCTGCGGCCGTTTGGAGACGTCCCTCGAGACATGAAGGCGAAGGTGATCCGGGCGTTTGTCACAGCCAGGTCGTTTGTCCAGGGGCTGTTAGTCAGCACAGATGTGGTCAGGAAGGTCTCACAG GTTTCTCTGAGTCCAGAGTGTGAGAGAGCCTTGATGAAGCTGCTATACTGCCCCCATTGTCGTGGCATGGCCTCTGCTAAACCGTGCTCCAGCTACTGCGCAAACGTCATGAAGGGCTGCCTGGCCAATCAGGCTGACCTGAACCCTGAGTGGCAGAACCTTATAG ACACGATGATCCAGGTGGCGTCTAGCTTCAGCACAGAGCCCAGCCTCGACGTGGTTCTTTCTTCCATCCCAGTTCGAATCTATGAGGCGGTGCACTACCTGCAGGAAAACATGGATACTTTTACAGCTAAG GTGTATCAGACGTGTGGAACGCCAGGAGAGCCAGGAACAGGAAGTCCCACCCCTCatgaacagaagaagaagagtggCTCTTTGACCGCATCCGAGTACAAACCCTCCCCGACTGCTGGACTCAGACTTGAAATGCAG GTATCGGATCTATCCAGTAAGCTGAGGGAGATGCGTCAGTACTGGATTCAGCTTTCTTTGGCGCTATGTGGCAAACTGGCTCCTGGAGGCAACAGTCAGGACAAATGCTGGAATGGTATCACTAAAGCCAG GTACCTTCCAGAAGTGATGGGCGATGGTTTGGCCAATCAGATCAACAACCCAGAAGTGGAGCTCGACATCACAAAGCCAGACATGACCATCCGGCAGCAGATCATGCAGCTCAAAATTATGAGCAACAGGCTGAAAAATGCACTGGATGGCAATGATGTAGACTTCCAGGATGCAA GTGATGACATCAGCGGCTCTGGAAGTGGTATGTGTGTAGGTGGCCAGTGTCCTCGTAGCAGACCAGGATTGTATGCCTACTCGCCGGACAACAACCGAGTCAGAGGCGCGGCCGCGTTCCAATCCGGCTTCTGTAGCCTGCTGCTCCTGCTCCCGGTGAcccttctgctgctgcttcagcgATGA